A window of Ruminiclostridium herbifermentans genomic DNA:
TCACGTCCATCCTCCTTCCCGGCAATCTCAGTCGGAGAGCTTCCAATATTTTTCCGACATGCCGGTAATGCTTACCTTCATAGGAATCATAATCTTAACTGGAGGTGCAAAGGATGGTGTAAAAATAGTAAATGGATGGTTGTATGTCATCGTGATCGTGAAGGTATCCCTTAACTGTATTTTCTGACCGTCATGGTAATTCACATCCTCGACGGTCATCTCCGGTGAGAGGCCGGTCTGCTGCTTAAGCCGGTAGAAAACGCCATAGGCTTTATCTGATACCTGGCCCTCCAGTTCAACTACCCGTACAACGCGCCGGCATATATGGTTCAAGTTCAGGTATGTAGTGAAGATACTCAAAAAGCTCAACACCGTAACCATGAGTGTAATCACTACTAGTGTTTTAATCATCAGGTCAAAATAGCTGCTGCCTTTTCTGTCATGAAAAAGTTTTTGAAAAAGCAAAAGGGGAGAATTTCTCTCCCCCGTGCTTTGGTGCCTGCTGTTCATATGCGTTGCACCTCCCGCATCTGCAGGTTTACCTTTAATATTTTCATCAGTTCAGTAAACCGGTGATTTTGCTGACGATACTGTTCCAGATCTGTGTTATGGAACCTTGATACAGTGTCATAAACACCGCACCTACTACTACGACAATCAAGACCACAATAAGCCAACCGGTCATCTGGTCGCCGGACTTATTTGCCAATATGTTTTTGCCCTTTAAAGTTGCTATTCTCATTTTGTTTTTCAAAGCAGTCATCATAATTAATCCCTCCATTATTCTAAACTTAGTTTTAATTTAGGGGGGAGCAGAGCTCCCCGAATGTCATGAGCCTTGGCCGCGAGTCCATTAGTTCAAAAGGCTGGTAATCTTGGTGACAATGCTGTTCCAGATTGTAGATATTGAATCTTTATACAAAGTCAGGAAGATTGCACCAACCACCACAACGATCAGGACTACGATGAGCCAGCCGGTCATCTGGTCGCCGGATTTGTTTGCCAAAACATTCCTGCATTTAAGTCCTGCATTTCGTATTTTGTTTTTCACTGTTAAAAACATAGTAAATACCTCCGTTAATTTTGATTAGATTTTGATTAAGAGAAAAAAGGGAAGCCATACTGGATATGCTCCCCCTGTACTGCTGCCTTTTAGCTGCGATTAACTTAAAAGGCCGGTGATTTTGTCTACAATGCTGTTCCAGATAGTGGTGATAGAGCCCTGGTACAACGTCATAAACACTGCGCCTACTACCACAACAACCAGCACAACAATAAGCCAGCCGGTCATCTGGTCACCAGACTTGTTTGCCAGAACATTTCTGGCATTCGATATAGCACTTGCAATGCGTTTCCTCACAGGATTTGCCCTCCTTTCTTGCGTAATAGAGTTTGCAGTTGTAGTGTTTCTCACGGGTAATACCTCCTGAAATTGTATTTTGAAAAGGGTGATTCCCTTTTTCACATTATAAAAGGCCCCCCATTGATCTAATCATGTGGGAGCCTATAACATAGAGCAGGCAGGCAAGCGTCACCGCCACAAGGGGTATGGATGCAATCTTGACCCTTCGCGGCAGCTTATTAAGTTTTTTCCTGAGTGCTTCTCTGGCTTTAATGTCCATATCTCTTGCAAGGTATGCCAGAGCTTCTTCCTGATGCTCGCCCCGGTACAGTCCTATGAGGGCATTCACTAAAAAAGATACTTCTGTCATTCCAATGCGTTCATTGAAATTCCGGAGTGCTGTTTCAATATCCTTTGCTTTCATCTCCATGACTAAAACAGAGATGTCATAGTGGAATACATCACTGGCTACCTTCAGGTAATCTTCGAATATCTGGATCAAATCTACCTGTACAACTGCCCTTTTACTATCATCCTTAATGTCATCTAGCTTATACAGGATGGAACGGATAAAACCCGGAAGCTCTATTTCGATCCGGTTTTTCTTTTCCTTCATCTTGTCTTTAAGGTCTGTCATGAAGTGGAAGTACACCACTACCGCAAAGATTAGAACTATAGGAGCAAGGTTGGACGCTCCAATGGAAAAAAGGAGCAAGGCAAGGGGTAATGTAAAAAGAGCACATAAAATAGCTCTTGCGTAATATTCTTTCGGAGTCAGTTCAAGCCCTCCGCGCCTCAGTGTAGATGCCATTCTTGCTTCCTTTACCGGGTCAATCGGGATGAACCTTGCAAATGGCTTTGCTAAAGGCATAATTATCCGGTTTACTAGCTGCTGGCTTGATTTTTCCTTTTCAGCCTGCAAGATTTTGATGTTCTTTTTCATACTCAGCTTCGGGATTTTAAGAAGCTGCCTGCATATTAAAAAGCCTGCCGAAGTCAGCAGGACAAATATAATAAACTGATAAAACAAAGGAAAACCTCCTTATCTGTTTGACGGTTTAGTAGCTTTCATCACATAAAAGGCTGTAGCGAGAGCCGTTAAGAGCATTAGAATTATTAGGAATTTACCGATAGAAGTCCTTGTGAGTAGTGAAAACCATTCGGCATTGGAAAAGCGCATCATAGGGATCACAGAAAACATGAGTCCTGCCGTCATAAGATAGTCACGCCATACTTTTACCATCATACTGTCGCTTTCAATCTGCATGGATTTTGCATCGTTCATGGCCTTAATAATGGGAAACAAAGCAAATTTCAGTCTTCGGTCATGATGGCAAAGGATGAGGGTTTTTACCCACTCGTTAAAGTACCGGTTTTTAACTTTGGCTGCCAAACGGTAAAGTCCATGCTCCACATTGGGATTGATGAACCGGATTTCCGACACAAACTCATCAAAAGGTGTAGGAATTCTTAAATGTGTTGGAATATACCGATTCTTTTCCTCCACATAGGTTTCCACTGCCTTAATAATGTCATTATTTCCGGCATAAGCATTGGTGATGATTGACATGGTGTTTTCCAGCCCTTCGATTTCTTCCCTTGCTGCTCCAGAGCTTCTCACTGTCAGATAAAAATACGGGGCAGGGAACATACAGGCCGCCATTACCGCCGCCAGGCTGGTATTACCAAATAATAGGGTTCCTGCAGCAAAGCCACCTGCTACTGATATAAGGATCATAATGACAAATTTTCTCGTAGTGCACCGAGTCTGACGAAACAGGGTTTCAAAACGTATTGAGATTCTCTCCGTTACTTTAAGCTTTGCCCCCACCAGATCCATACGACGTTTTTTCAGCAGATTCTGCTCTTTAGTAAACGGGTTCAAATTAAGCAAGAGAAACAGGGAAAGGCTGATGAGTGTGAAAACAAGGACATAAGATAGATAAATCAGATTCATCATGCTCCCCCTTTCGTAAAGCGAAGAAGCTCTTCTTGAGGGACACCGCCTATCAGCAGTTTTTCTGCAAGTTCCGGCGAAATGCAACCTAAACGCTTATGGGTGCCCACAGCCTTAATAATCTTACCGTCTTTATCCCGTTCATAATGGTCAATAACATATTTATATAAGGTACTTCCTGTTACCTCACCATTCTCTACCCCTGTAGCCTCAAAGATTTCCATATATTTGCGGGATTTGTCCGGAAGCTGCATTTTGAAAAGCATAATGGGAAAAGCTTCAACAATGTTTTTCAGAAGTCTTTCTTCTGATAAGGATGTTCCTGCCTCAAGGCACATGGTAAGGATTCTGTCATATGCCGTCCGTGCACTGTTGGCATGGAGGGTACTGACAATGGTGTGCCCTGTCCGTCCGGCTTCCTGCACGGTCAATGCTTCTTTTCCACGCATCTCTGCAGGTACAAGGATTTCAGGATGCAGCCTTAGTGATAGTTTCAATAAATCCAGCATGGAAATAGGATTAGGTTCTTCCTTGGTTAAAAGATGTATGACATCATTTATCATTACACCGTTTTCATCAAACTTTGCCAGTGACAGTTCACGGGTGTCCTCTATTGTGACAATGCGTTTATCCGGAGGTACGCAGCTTAGTATGTATCCCATATCAGCGGTTTTCCCGCTGCCGGTTGCTCCAGCTATTGCAACTGATACGCCGTTATTAACACATAGGGTCAGAAAGTCCAGTTCCTCTGCTGTGGCCGTATCCCACTCAATCAGATTTTCCCTTGTAATGAAAGAGGGCTTTTGTTTCCTGATGGAGGCAATAGCACCCGCATCCGGGTCAACGCAGGGCGAAATAGCGCCCGACATTCGAACACCTCGTGCAATGAAACTGTCTCCAATAGGTTTTGAGCCATCGAGAATGACATTCCCAAATCGGCTCATCTTTCTTACAATATTGGAGCAGGCTTCGGGTGTACCAAAGGTTTCATTGAGCCGCACCTTTCTATCCTTATACAGTACCCAAATGCCGCCATAACCGTTGACGTTTATTTCCTCCGTGTCAGTATCCTGAAGATATGGTGATAACAGTCCCATACCCGCCATGTCATAATATATCGCGTCTACCAATTCAGAAATGTTGCCTTTATCCTTTGCAACCAGCTGCTCACTGTTTAAATAGCGCATGATTAGGTCTTTAAGCTTTTCCTCGGCTTCCTCCGAGTACAACACCTGGGCAAGCTCCGATGAATGATTCTTCGCTATTATACGCTGCAGTTTATCAAGAATTTCGCTGTAATCTTGGGCCTGCATACTCTCACCACTGTCAGAACGCAGTTTGTTAGCCCGGTAAATCAGGTCATTTACTGAAAACCCTTGGTTCACCTCTTTTCACCTCCACAAATCGAGGATGCGATTTTCTCCAGTACCTTGCTATAACGTTTGCAGAACCGATCATGATAGGAATACAGCGGTGTCCCGGCATTCTCAAGTTCTCCTGCCCGTTTGATATATGGCAGCTCATAGGCAAAAGGCACTTTCATCATACTTCGATAGGGTTTATCATCAAATTCACCATTAGGAGACACAAGAATATGAGTCTGCTTGTCTGCAATATGCAGCTCCCGGGTAAAATCGGAAACACTCCTGTACCACATTTGGGCAGCTATTGAGGGCTTATGCAGGGTAAATATTCTTTCAGCCAGCCAGAGGCCTACTCCGGATATCGGGTTGGTCAACTCAGGGGCACCATCCACGATGAGAATATCAAATACCATCGTTGCGGCTTTCATCATGCGTTCAGTTTCCTGAAGGGTTACGGTATCACAGAGAAGCCCGGTATAGCAGGTAGGCACTGATAGAAAAAACAGGTTTTTACTCCCCTCGTAATGGCTAAACTTATCTCCAATGTTTGGGTTATCATCTTTCAATGCTTTAAAAAGGCCTTTCTCAGGAGGAACATTCTGGCCGAAAAAGACTTGCAGATCTCCATATGTCAAATTTGAGGAAATGAGTCCTACCAGCATATCACGTTTAGAAAGTGCACAGGCCAGGTTTACTGCGAAAGTTGTTTTACCGCAATTATTACCTCCCCAAACAGTATAGGTTTTACCGCTCATGGCCAACACCCCGTTTCTCAAGGATCATGTGCAGTTTCCCTGTATATTCGGCCTCGATAAGTCTTTCAGCCTGCGCTTCTGTAACAATTAGTGTTATAGCCTTTGGAACCGGATCTCCGGTAGATGACTGACTCTCAGATTGCTGCTTTCGTACCTCTGCAGTATCCTGTGTGCGGGCGTTTTCCACGCTGTAAACCTCCAGTCCTTTCAGCTCGGGATAGAGGATAACCTGTGGGGAAGAATCCTCACCGTCGGAGGCCTGCTCCAAAAATACGGCTACCGTTACTATATCGCCGCTTTGCAGATGAGAGGAAAGTCCAGCTGCAACGCTTGGTACGCTTACAGTTACCAGCCTCTGATTATTTTTTGCAATACGATCAAATAGCTCATTTACCAGGAATACGCCGAGTTTTTGTGAAAAGAAATAATCTCCTTTTGCAATATCAGTTAGTGTAATCTTTCCTAAGATTGAGTCTTTATCGTTGATAATACCTTCCGGCAGACCATATTCTCCTACTTCTACAGTAGCCAGGTGTTTATCGGTAATCTCTGTTCCGGCCTTGATATCTCCTGCTGCCCGCAGTACCATGACCGTTACGCTTTTATCTTCATAAAAACGCGGTAAAAGCACAAAGGAAATTACCGCTGCAATGGTAATGCAGATGATACTTAAAAATATACGGTTTTTCAGTAGTTTCAAATTGCTCCGTTCCTCCTTTCATTAGTTTTTTAGGGTAATATATTATTTTACCTGCCGAAAAAGAGAGTAGGTTGCTGTTTCTGCTTCCTGTTTTTTCCCATCCGGCTTTTCATCATCGATATTTTTATTCATTTTTGCGTTGCTATGGATGCACCAAATCAGGGTACGGAATACCCTGGGCTTTTTCTTTTTCGTTTGTTTCATAAAGGCTCCTTCCTGTATGTATTTGATATATTACCTGCCGAAAGACATAGATATTTCTTTTTCGGCTGGTAATTTATTGGGGGAGGGGTGTGGGGAGGGGGAAGCTGCAAAGCAAACGCCAAACCGGCTTTTATCAAAAAGGCACACTACCCCCTTGGTGTAAAATGTTTGGTACTTAATCATCAAATATATCGCACTTATCCTTGCTGCACTTATTACAGGACTCATCAAAATACTTACAGTTCCTGCAATCCCGTTCTTTCATCGTTTTGATGACTCTTCGGTTATATCCCGGTTTTTGCTGCATCATGCGCTCATATTCCCGTAACTGCCCTTCTGTAAAGAACATAAAAGTCCCTCCTTTCAAAAAGGGCATAAAAAAACGGCCTCCCTTGTTTGCATAATGGCCGCGTCCTATTTTTATCTTTCCTGTTCCCTTTGCCTTTTTTTGTACCAGCTCTCAAGTAATTGGACAATCAAATCTTCCTTTTGCTTTTCGGTAAAGTTTTTAGGGAAAAATCGGTCTATACGCTCACGCTGAATGTGGAACTTTTCTTTTTGGTTAGGCTTTTCCTCAGTAAGGATGGAAAATATGACATCAATATTCAGTCTGCCGTCCTGGCTTAGTCTCTTCATTCTCTGCGCTTGTGAGAGTGATGGAGTACAGTCCTCTGATTGCATGGTCTTATATAGGTCTTGCTGTTCATTTTCGGACAGGTAAGAGATTTTATAAAGTTATAATTAATAATGTACAAATAATATTAAATAAAAATGTACAAATGGTATGATTACAGGGTACAAAAGGAGGTACCCTAATGATTATCAAAAGTAGTATCATAACAGATTTAAATATTCAAACTGTCAAGGATCTTTATAAGTTAAAACCATTTATGGAGGATACAACATTGAAAGTTAATAAAAGCCAGATCGCAAGGGAACTTGATGTCGATAGGCGTACAGTTGATAAATACATTAATGGCTTTCATAAGGCCAAATCCAGAGAATGCGTGAATTGTATCACTGCTTACTATGACATTATTGCAGAGCTTCTATCTGATAACAGCCAGCAGATATTTTATTACAGAAGAGTTTTATGGCAATACCTAGTAGACAATCATTCTTATGAAGGGTCTTATGTGAATTTCTGCTACTATCTAAGAAAATATCCTGAACTAGACTCATATTTCAAAAAAAGCAGACCTTCAAACGCAAATAACGTAACCATACGTTATGAAACAGGAATGGGTCAACAAGCACAACTAGACTGGAAAGAGTCTATACGATTTACTCTTTCAACAGGTGAAATAATAGAAGTAAACATATTTGTATTATTGCTGTCATATTCACGTTTTAGAGTGTACAGGGTATCTCTATCAAAAACACAGGATATATTATTTTCATTCCTTGATGATGCGTTTAACACGTTTGGAGGTGTTCCAAGTGTGATTGTCACCGATAATATGAAAACAGTTATGGATGAGCCAAGAACAGAGTATACAGAAGGGAAAATAAATATAAAATTTAAGCAGTTTGCGGATGATTATGGTTTTAAGGTGCACCCTTGTATTGCAGGAAGACCAAGAACAAAAGCCAAAGTAGAAGCACCAATGAAACTACTTGATGAGATAAGAGCCTACAATGGAAAACTTGATTACAAGGAACTTAATGAGTTGGTCACACGAATAAATAACAGAGTAAACATGCAGGTAAATCAAGGTACAGGTCGTATTCCATTAATGTATTTCAACAAGGAAAAAGCTTTCTTAGGAAGCTTACCAGCCTATACCATAAGAAAGCCTTATCAAATAACTCCACATAAAGTAAAAGTTAATTCATCCAGCATGTTCAACCATAATGGATGCCAGTATTCTGTACCACCAGAATACGTTGGAAAAACTCTTACTTTACAAGTGTATGATGGTTACATACATGTTTATTATAACATAGAATTAATAACTATCCATACCCTTAGTAAAAAGAAACTTAATTACCTTAATGAACACTATACTGCTATAGCAAGAAAATCGCATGCATTTAAGGAAGAAAATATAAATGAGCGGGCAAAAGAAAACTTACAGGTTATAGGAGAAGTATACAGTTATGAATAACAGTACATACAAACAGTTATGCAGGAATATGGAGATTCTTGGCCTTGGGCAAATGGTAATTCATCTTGATGAAATATCTAATTTTGTGACATCCAACAATCTTTCGTTTACAGAAGGACTACTGAGACTTAGTAATTACGAAGTTGATTTTAAGGAGGCCAAAGCATCTAGATCTATGATTAAAGCAGCAGCATTTCCTTTTGTAAAGGAATTGAAAGATTATGATTTCAATTTTCAGCCGTCAGTAAATCAGCAAGAAATACAAGAACTTTGCACGCTTGGTTTTCTTGAAAGAAATGAGAATATAGTATTTCTTGGTCCAAGTGGTGTTGGAAAGACTCATCTGGCAACATCAATAGGAATAGCTGCAGCAAAGAAACGTACTAGCACATATTTTATCAAATGTCATGATTTATTGCAGCAACTAAAGAAAGCAAAACTGGAAAACAGACTTGATGTAAGACTCAGACACTTCTGCCATTACAGACTACTTATCATTGATGAACTTGGCTACTTACCCATTGATAAAGAAGATTCTAATATGTTTTTTCAGCTTATAGATATGAGATATGAGAGAAAAAGTACCATTCTTACAACAAACATGAATTTCAACGAATGGGATGGTGTATTCTATGACGCAGTTGTAGCCAATGCAATACTTGACAGGGTATTGCACCATGCACATGTAATATCTATATCTGGAAAGTCATACAGATTAAAGGATCATATGAAGCAAGGAGAATAGTTGTACATAATTATTTAATACTTTTTATACATTTTTCCTTGACAGTTTATAATTTCAACCGCTGGGTTAAATGCTATTCGTTTATCGTCCACCATTTCAAGAATGGAGGGAAGCAGGTAAGTCAGTCGGATATACCGGAAGATCTGATTTTTACTTTCACCTATTTGCTCAGCCAAAACTTCACTTGATCTCTTTCTGTCTAACTTGTTCCCAATTTGGGAACAAGTTAAATCCGTCCGCTGACCCTGCCTGTTCATAGCTTCCAGCTTCATCTTATATGCAAAAGCTTTTTCGCTCGGAAGAATGTTTTCCCTTTGCAGATTGCTGTCAACCATGATAATTGTCGCCTCATCATCATCCAGATTCCGGACAATACATGGCATGGTTTCACGGCCTGCAAGCTCACTTGCCTTTTTGCGCCGGTGTCCGGCTACCATTTCATAGCCGCCGTCTGCTTTTGGCCGCACAAGACCGGGAACCAAAACGCCATATTGCTTTACGCTATCAGCCATCTCCAGCATAGCTTCATCTGCCTTTACCTTAAAAGGATGATTAGGAAAATCACTGATTTCTGACAGAGGAATATCCAGTACCTTTTCACGTTGACTATCTACGCGGCTTTCCTCCGTGGAAAACAGGTCATCTACTGATGTCAGTTTTATGCTGTCTCTTGGGTTGCTCTTTGCCAATGTCCTGCACCTCCTTTGTAAAGGCCTGATAGGCTTTAGCAGCAATACCATGTGGATCATGCATATAAATGCTTTTCCCCTCGGCACTTGTTTCAGCAGCCCGGATTGATAAGGGAATTTCCGTTTGGAATACTCGTAGCTTGTCGCCGTAGTCCCGTCGTAAAATAAAGGAAATGTCCTTTGCAAAGTTGGTACGATTATCTACCATTGTGAGTAGAACACCGTCGATGGTCAGTTTAGGATTGATTTGCCGCCTTACCCTGGCAATAGTCTGCAGTAACTGTGTCATTCCTTTGGCTGGCAGGTAATGAGCCTGTACCGGAATAATCACGCTGTCTGCAGCGGCAAGAGCATTGATTGTCAACATACCCAAACTCGGCATACAATCAATCAGCACATAATCATATTTGTCTTTTACCGTATTGATATATGTACGCAGTACCGTTTCACGACTCATGGTGTTAACCAGTGAAACCTCAATGGCAGACAGTTCTATATTGCCCGGCATAAGATCCACACCTTCCGCATGATGAAGGATGCCTTCATCTGCGTTGTACGGTTCCTCCATCATGATTTTAGTAAGGATAGTGGCCAATGAAACGGGCAGATTGTCTGGTTCCTGGTAACCCAGTGAATCCGTCAGATTACCCTGCGCGTCAGCGTCTACCAGGAGCACCTTCTTACCTTGTGCAGCAAGACCGATGCCAAGATTAACTGTTGTGGTCGTTTTGCCTGTGCCACCCTTCTGATTAGCAAGGGCGATTACTTTTGACACTTAAAACTCCTCCTTTCACGCAAAAAGCCGCTTGCTTTATTTGAAATAAAACAAACGGCATATATATGAAAAAAAGAATACAGACAAAAGCTGCATCCTCTTTTCATTACATTAAATGATAGAGTTATTCATAATAAAAATATAAGCATCATTTTTTAAGCAAACTATTATCCTCTGGGTAGCACGTAAAAATAAATTTTTTTAACAGCTCCTTTTCCTCGATATCTAAATTTCCGTTTTCATAAATCCACATATGCATTGCTTTCCCTATCGCATATGAAAGTTCTTTGCCTTGCTGCTCACTAATATTGTTTCTTGACACATTAGGAATTATTTTCTTATTTGTAACATTTACAACTAGCCCCTTTAATTCTATTCCTTCAACCAGAAAGGGAATTTTGATCCTAGCGCCTGAAATTAAAACATTCTTAATGTATATAAAGTCCGTATAATTAAACCAGTACATACCCTTAAATCCGATATCCGTATTGTAAGGAAGAATTTTATCGCCAGTACCGTGAATAACCTTCTTTTCTTCTAAAAAAGTATATGTTGGAGCGTTACTGGAATGTCCAACCTGCCTTCTAAAGTCTGATAAAGTGTAATTCCCAACGATACGATCATAGCCATTGTCGATTAGCACAGAATCGTTATATAATGCTGTATTGGCTGCTATAATGTTTGCATTTTCATAATTGATTTTACCCAAAGCGGCATCAAAGTCTTCTAAAACGTCATATGCTTTTTCGAAATCATCTTCTTCAGATGACGCTATTATAGGTAGACGTAAAAACTTAATTGTACCATCTTTGATATATTCTTTTAATAAGACAGGAGAGCTTACATCTTGCTCTGGCAAGATCTCATTTCTGGCTTCATGATATATAAAACTTTCATCAGCATATATATCAGAGAAATTTTTCCAGTATGTAATGCCTTTATAATTGAAGTTTAAAGCCACTTGAATTCCATCAAAATACTTATCTAGTCTTATGCTTTCAGGATATATTGAGCCAAATTGCTGAAGTTCTATAACTTTAGGAGTTGTTTTCCCGTCTTTTGAGCTTATTAAACTTATGGGAATTTGGCAATCAATAAAATTTTTCTTTATAAAAACTTCTACATTATCTTGACTATTCCCAAAGACGGAAATAAATTGATCATAATCAAGAATTATTTCCGTTCCCTGCGAACGTGGTACATCTTCATACGTCAAGCAAATATATTCACTACTTTTTTCAAATTCAATTTTGTTAGCTCTATTTTCACCATAATATTTTGTAATAACATTTACTTTATCTGACAGCATAAAGCATGCTAAAAACCCTATTCCATAATTTCCAATAGGCGTATATTTATTTCCTTTAAACAAGTAATCATCTGAAACATAATAAGAAACGCCTACATTTAAGAAATACTTTTTCAAAATATCAACTGACATTCCTCGGCCATTATCAAATATAATTACTTGTTTTCTATCCTGATCTAAAATGATATTGATAAAAGGTTGGTATGGACTGTACTTAAATTCATCTTTGTTGTTTGCCTCCTCTTGCATAACCATACAAGCGTCTATGGAGTTTTGAATTAATTCCCGTAATCCATATTTTTTATCTCCATAGATATTTTCACCCATTAGCAAACTTGTAACGGCTTTATAATCAAGAGAGAGCTTGAAATCAGAAAAGTTAAATCCCTTTGTCCTTATCTTGTTATGTACCATCGTGCTTATGGATAAAAGATACCTTTTATCTCGAAAGGTTTCCGAGTAATCAACAGCTCTTTTTAATTCATCATTTATTGAATCAAAATACTTAAGGAGCTTTCTATGTATACTGGGATTTGAACTCTCGCCATAAAATTCTATGTTTTTTCTTCCGGTTTTTGGATTAACAGCGATCTTGTCTTTATTCTCAATAACAAAATGCTGCTTCCATTCTAAATCACCATAATCCTTTGGACTCAAATATTGATATAAATAAAGAGGCGCTCTTTCTTCATCTATATCCAAATAATCAGCTATTCTGAGGAGTAAAGCAATATATTGAGAATTCAACGTCCAATTGCCTTTCATTTGGTCAAGAGATAGATTACTTGTGATCCACTCAAAGTTTTCATTGTGTGCTGCACATATTTTTGCTACATCATCTTTAAAAGAAATGTTAGTATAGCCTGGCACAATGAAACATTCGTTATCCATCTTCATAATGTGATTATATGATCTCATACCATGAATAGGACGGATACATTCCTGTAACGCTACAGTTTCATCCCTATATTTCTGTAGAACTAATGAGTATTTTCTTTCTGTGATGTCTCCCTGCTCTTTTT
This region includes:
- a CDS encoding ATPase, T2SS/T4P/T4SS family produces the protein MNQGFSVNDLIYRANKLRSDSGESMQAQDYSEILDKLQRIIAKNHSSELAQVLYSEEAEEKLKDLIMRYLNSEQLVAKDKGNISELVDAIYYDMAGMGLLSPYLQDTDTEEINVNGYGGIWVLYKDRKVRLNETFGTPEACSNIVRKMSRFGNVILDGSKPIGDSFIARGVRMSGAISPCVDPDAGAIASIRKQKPSFITRENLIEWDTATAEELDFLTLCVNNGVSVAIAGATGSGKTADMGYILSCVPPDKRIVTIEDTRELSLAKFDENGVMINDVIHLLTKEEPNPISMLDLLKLSLRLHPEILVPAEMRGKEALTVQEAGRTGHTIVSTLHANSARTAYDRILTMCLEAGTSLSEERLLKNIVEAFPIMLFKMQLPDKSRKYMEIFEATGVENGEVTGSTLYKYVIDHYERDKDGKIIKAVGTHKRLGCISPELAEKLLIGGVPQEELLRFTKGGA
- a CDS encoding ParA family protein codes for the protein MSKVIALANQKGGTGKTTTTVNLGIGLAAQGKKVLLVDADAQGNLTDSLGYQEPDNLPVSLATILTKIMMEEPYNADEGILHHAEGVDLMPGNIELSAIEVSLVNTMSRETVLRTYINTVKDKYDYVLIDCMPSLGMLTINALAAADSVIIPVQAHYLPAKGMTQLLQTIARVRRQINPKLTIDGVLLTMVDNRTNFAKDISFILRRDYGDKLRVFQTEIPLSIRAAETSAEGKSIYMHDPHGIAAKAYQAFTKEVQDIGKEQPKRQHKTDISR
- the cpaB gene encoding Flp pilus assembly protein CpaB is translated as MKLLKNRIFLSIICITIAAVISFVLLPRFYEDKSVTVMVLRAAGDIKAGTEITDKHLATVEVGEYGLPEGIINDKDSILGKITLTDIAKGDYFFSQKLGVFLVNELFDRIAKNNQRLVTVSVPSVAAGLSSHLQSGDIVTVAVFLEQASDGEDSSPQVILYPELKGLEVYSVENARTQDTAEVRKQQSESQSSTGDPVPKAITLIVTEAQAERLIEAEYTGKLHMILEKRGVGHER
- a CDS encoding DUF4320 family protein, yielding MNSRHQSTGERNSPLLLFQKLFHDRKGSSYFDLMIKTLVVITLMVTVLSFLSIFTTYLNLNHICRRVVRVVELEGQVSDKAYGVFYRLKQQTGLSPEMTVEDVNYHDGQKIQLRDTFTITMTYNHPFTIFTPSFAPPVKIMIPMKVSITGMSEKYWKLSD
- the istB gene encoding IS21-like element helper ATPase IstB, which translates into the protein MNNSTYKQLCRNMEILGLGQMVIHLDEISNFVTSNNLSFTEGLLRLSNYEVDFKEAKASRSMIKAAAFPFVKELKDYDFNFQPSVNQQEIQELCTLGFLERNENIVFLGPSGVGKTHLATSIGIAAAKKRTSTYFIKCHDLLQQLKKAKLENRLDVRLRHFCHYRLLIIDELGYLPIDKEDSNMFFQLIDMRYERKSTILTTNMNFNEWDGVFYDAVVANAILDRVLHHAHVISISGKSYRLKDHMKQGE
- the istA gene encoding IS21 family transposase, whose amino-acid sequence is MIIKSSIITDLNIQTVKDLYKLKPFMEDTTLKVNKSQIARELDVDRRTVDKYINGFHKAKSRECVNCITAYYDIIAELLSDNSQQIFYYRRVLWQYLVDNHSYEGSYVNFCYYLRKYPELDSYFKKSRPSNANNVTIRYETGMGQQAQLDWKESIRFTLSTGEIIEVNIFVLLLSYSRFRVYRVSLSKTQDILFSFLDDAFNTFGGVPSVIVTDNMKTVMDEPRTEYTEGKINIKFKQFADDYGFKVHPCIAGRPRTKAKVEAPMKLLDEIRAYNGKLDYKELNELVTRINNRVNMQVNQGTGRIPLMYFNKEKAFLGSLPAYTIRKPYQITPHKVKVNSSSMFNHNGCQYSVPPEYVGKTLTLQVYDGYIHVYYNIELITIHTLSKKKLNYLNEHYTAIARKSHAFKEENINERAKENLQVIGEVYSYE
- a CDS encoding cobalamin biosynthesis protein CobQ; protein product: MSGKTYTVWGGNNCGKTTFAVNLACALSKRDMLVGLISSNLTYGDLQVFFGQNVPPEKGLFKALKDDNPNIGDKFSHYEGSKNLFFLSVPTCYTGLLCDTVTLQETERMMKAATMVFDILIVDGAPELTNPISGVGLWLAERIFTLHKPSIAAQMWYRSVSDFTRELHIADKQTHILVSPNGEFDDKPYRSMMKVPFAYELPYIKRAGELENAGTPLYSYHDRFCKRYSKVLEKIASSICGGEKR